A single window of Dermacentor albipictus isolate Rhodes 1998 colony chromosome 1, USDA_Dalb.pri_finalv2, whole genome shotgun sequence DNA harbors:
- the LOC139054713 gene encoding uncharacterized PE-PGRS family protein PE_PGRS20-like yields the protein MKLLQVAFLACALAASARAGYDEQEVYAPQPYQFGYETQDEYGNRQSRHEQDAGNGVKTGMYGFRDAAGLFRQVQYVADHRGFRAWVKTNEPGTQDSAPASVRIESQQPPAAHVASAASAAPHHYRLVAPRPQPQVHHLATVAATPSFVAAAPAYAAAPLRRVPVHHSLYPIGEISARHGPIQQAYSQQVPVVRKPSFRRLAARPAVAGPVLTPVVASQGASPIAVNYGGNRGTVARSVSGGSGGSGAGGYTGAGGYTGAGVATGTAGATGTGGATGGSSRTVKKVRRRKPAEFFKKSIINKQRPKPQGLRVRVVQATKDGRFRTIEVPVYKD from the exons GTGGCTTTTCTGGCGTGTGCACTGGCTGCCTCAGCCAGAGCCGGCTACGATGAACAAGAG GTCTACGCTCCTCAGCCGTACCAGTTCGGCTACGAGACGCAGGACGAGTACGGCAACCGCCAGTCGAGGCACGAGCAGGACGCCGGCAACGGCGTGAAGACCGGCATGTACGGGTTCCGCGACGCCGCCGGCCTGTTCCGGCAGGTGCAGTACGTGGCCGACCACCGGGGCTTCCGTGCCTGGGTCAAGACCAACGAGCCCGGCACGCAGGACTCGGCGCCCGCCTCGGTGCGCATCGAGTCGCAGCAGCCGCCCGCCGCTCACGTCGCCAGCGCGGCCTCCGCCGCGCCGCACCACTACCGCCTGGTGGCGCCCAGGCCACAGCCACAG GTGCACCACCTGGCCACCGTCGCGGCGACGCCTTCGTTCGTGGCGGCTGCACCGGCGTACGCGGCCGCGCCCCtgaggagggttcccgtacaccACTCTCTCTACCCAATCGGCGAGATATCGGCGAGACATGGCCCCATTCAGCAGGCGTACTCCCAGCAG GTTCCAGTGGTTCGCAAGCCCTCGTTCCGTCGCCTGGCTGCGAGACCCGCCGTTGCCGGGCCCGTTCTGACTCCTGTGGTGGCCTCTCAGGGAGCATCCCCGATCGCTGTTAACTACGGAGGCAACCGCGGTACCGTCGCAAGGAGTGTGAGCGGAGGCAGCGGAGGCAGTGGAGCCGGCGGATACACCGGAGCCGGCGGATACACCGGAGCCGGCGTAGCCACCGGAACCGCCGGAGCCACCGGAACCGGCGGAGCCACCGGAGGTTCCTCGCGCACCGTCAAGAAGGTGCGGCGCCGCAAGCCCGCCGAGTTCTTCAAGAAGTCCATCATCAACAAGCAGCGCCCCAAGCCGCAAGGTCTTCGCGTACGCGTCGTTCAGGCCACCAAGGATGGACGCTTTAGAACCATCGAGGTGCCCGTCTACAAGGACTAA